One Salvia splendens isolate huo1 chromosome 12, SspV2, whole genome shotgun sequence genomic window carries:
- the LOC121758908 gene encoding uncharacterized protein LOC121758908 — MNSISDENATVEVVFPNAAAAAEADAQLTGGYAASDEPNSAAVPSSGSGNVTPNEKDFESIVASTLGKMPPELAAMAKDPKRHAKSKDPGWKYGFWPYEGKRDMVQCIFCRKVVPAGIKRFKQHIAGGYGDVEKCPTAPAIVRKEMYDFLKKNARKELNLQQGREWDCEADSGGEVQETCAVPSSGTRIKESNRMFARSYLDSAKQGSQKYMKSVSSMLQKSPEDVVSERHSSRNSQTSTMEHCTKKSKEVKQRVDDHVADFFYENGIPLNAIISKQADDYEKSQGEAFSRPLAIKDRARKNPVNWWGAYGGLAYELMSLAKKIVSLCCSASGCERNWSTFSQIHTKRRNRLEHKRLNNLVFVSYNRKMANRFAKLRELGSKGKKYNPLHLDEFQWENEWVDAGCEPVHQDAASDTGNDLTWQNVDEATGATQGLGGRNLPRAAAMKRKSGSKHAAAAASKRTKQPRTAAIPVEDEVSSEEDDEMGDEGGSDYEDDEEGGGGSAAGAFQVDDAVL; from the exons ATGAACTCTATTTCCG ATGAAAATGCTACAGTCGAAGTGGTGTTCCCAAATGCAGCAGCTGCTGCTGAAGCCGATGCACAGCTGACTGGAGGGTATGCTGCGTCCGATGAGCCAAATTCTGCTGCTGTTCCATCATCTGGGTCTGGTAATGTCACTCCTAATGAGAAGGACTTTGAATCCATAGTTGCTAGCACATTAGGAAAGATGCCACCAGAACTTGCTGCAATGGCCAAAGATCCAAAGAGGCATGCTAAATCCAAAGACCCTGGGTGGAAGTATGGGTTCTGGCCATATGAAGGAAAGAGAGATATGGTGCAATGCATCTTCTGCAGAAAGGTGGTTCCTGCAGGAATCAAGAGGTTCAAGCAACACATTGCAGGTGGTTATGGAGACGTCGAGAAGTGTCCAACTGCACCTGCAATAGTAAGAAAAGAGATGTACgattttttgaagaaaaatgcTAGGAAAGAACTGAACCTGCAGCAGGGAAGGGAATGGGATTGTGAAGCAGATAGTGGAGGTGAAGTGCAGGAAACATGTGCGGTGCCAAGCTCAGGGACTAGAATTAAGGAAAGTAATAGGATGTTTGCTCGTTCTTACCTAGATTCAGCTAAGCAGGGGTCACAAAAGTACATGAAAAGTGTTAGTTCCATGCTACAAAAGTCGCCGGAAGATGTGGTTTCTGAGAGGCATAGTTCAAGGAATTCTCAAACTAGTACAATGGAGCATTGCACAAAGAAATCAAAGGAAGTTAAACAAAGAGTTGATGATCATGTGGCAGATTTCTTTTATGAGAATGGAATTCCTTTGAATGCTATTATAAGCAAACAAGCAGATGACTATGAGAAGTCTCAAGGTGAAGCCTTCTCGAGGCCATTAGCAATAAAGGATAGAGCTAGAAAAAATCCAG TTAACTGGTGGGGAGCATATGGTGGCCTTGCATACGAGTTGATGAGTTTAGCAAAAAAAATAGTTAGCCTTTGCTGTTCGGCATCAGGATGTGAGCGTAATTGGAGCACCTTCTCTCAA ATACATACCAAGAGAAGGAATAGGTTGGAGCACAAGAGGCTCAACAATTTAGTGTTTGTTAGCTACAACAGAAAAATGGCCAACAGATTTGCTAAGCTGCGTGAGCTCGGTTCGAAAGGCAAGAAATACAATCCGTTGCACCTTGACGAGTTTCAGTGGGAAAACGAGTGGGTTGATGCCGGCTGTGAACCAGTTCATCAAGATGCCGCTTCTGATACTGGTAATGATCTAACTTGGCAAAACGTGGATGAAGCTACTGGTGCAACTCAAGGTCTAGGAGGTCGTAATCTGCCAAGGGCTGCTGCAATGAAAAGGAAGAGTGGATCTAAacatgctgctgctgctgcaagtAAAAGGACTAAGCAACCTAGGACAGCTGCAATTCCAGTTGAAGATGAAGTGTCAAGTGAAGAGGATGATGAAATGGGAGATGAGGGTGGATCTGATTACGAAGATGATGAAGAGGGTGGTGGAGGTTCAGCTGCAGGGGCTTTCCAAGTGGATGATGCTGTGCTTTGA
- the LOC121758907 gene encoding protein ESMERALDA 1-like isoform X2 produces the protein MHRLPSSGQSSPQSPPSSPPLSRSPRYRPRSSKSARPPPKTLAQRLLWIFLSCLLKRQGILIFAPILYIAVMLFYMGTVSFDVVPVITHRPPPGSVYRSRQLYHKLLPQMDSDNSSADAISTIWKHSYKVGEWRPCINKSSEGLPESNGYIFVEANGGLNQQRTSICNAVAVAGYLNATLVIPNFHYHSIWRDPSKFGDIYDEEFFIKTLENDVRIVGTIPGNIMERFDHNMSNVYNFKIKAWSPIKYYTDIVLPKLLEEKTIRISPFANRLSFDAPPAVQRLRCLANYQALRFSDPISSLGQTLVTRMKKLSVNNGGKYISVHLRFEEDMVAFSCCVYDGGDKEKLDMDAARERGWKGKFTKRGKVIRPGAIRLNGKCPLTPLEVGLMLRGMGFHKSTSIYLASGKIYDSDRYMAPLLEMFPLLQTKEMLASAEELAPFQNGCYRLHCLSS, from the exons ATGCATCGGCTCCCGAGCAGCGGACAAAGCAGCCCTCAATCGCCGCCCTCCTCCCCCCCGCTCAGCCGCTCCCCGCGCTACCGCCCGCGCAGCTCCAAATCCGCCCGCCCGCCGCCCAAGACGCTCGCGCAGCGCCTCCTCTGGATCTTCCTCTCCTGCCTCCTCAAGCGCCAGGGCATTCTTATATTCGCGCCTATTCTCTACATCGCCGTTATGCTCTTTTACATGGGGACTGTCTCCTTCGACGTCGTTCCGGTCATCACTCACAGGCCTCCCCCGGGCTCCGTCTACCGCAGCCGCCAGTTATATCACAAGCTCCTCCCCCAAATGGACTCCGATAATTCCTCTGCCGATGCG ATATCAACTATATGGAAACATTCTTATAAAGTTGGTGAATGGAGACCATGTATCAACAAGTCTTCTGAAG GCTTACCCGAGTCAAATGGATATATATTTGTTGAGGCCAATGGTGGTCTAAATCAACAGAGAACATcg ATATGCAATGCTGTTGCTGTGGCTGGCTACCTTAATGCAACTCTCGTGATTCCAAACTTTCATTATCACAGTATCTGGAGGGATCCGAG TAAATTTGGTGACATATATGACGAAGAATTCTTCATTAAAACCCTTGAAAATGATGTTCGGATAGTTGGAACAATTCCGGGGAACATAATGGAGCGATTTGACCATAACATGAGCAACGTGTACAACTTCAAGATAAAAGCCTGGTCGCCTATCAAATACTATACAGATATAGTTCTTCCAAAGCTActtgaagaaaa GACTATAAGGATTTCTCCTTTTGCAAATCGATTGTCATTTGATGCTCCGCCAGCTGTACAACGACTCAGATGTTTGGCAAATTATCAAGCTCTAAGGTTTTCAGACCCAATATCAAGTTTGGGTCAAACTTTGGTTACAAGGATGAAAAAGCTCAGTGTTAATAATGGTGGCAAATATATCTCTGTGCATCTTCGCTTTGAGGAG GACATGGTTGCATTTTCTTGTTGTGTATATGATGGTGGAGACAAAGAAAAACTAGACATGGATGCTGCTAGGGAAAGAGGTTGGAAGGGAAAATTTACTAAACGTGGCAAAGTCATTCGGCCTGGAGCCATCAGATTAAATGGGAAATGTCCATTAACACCTTTAGAG GTAGGTTTGATGCTCAGGGGAATGGGATTTCACAAAAGTACATCAATTTATTTGGCATCTGGAAAGATATATGATTCTGATAGGTACATGGCCCCATTATTGGAAATGTTTCCATTACTACAAACAAAAGAAATGCTGGCATCTGCTGAGGAACTAGCTCCATTCCAG AATGGCTGCTATAGACTACACTGTTTGTCTTCATAG
- the LOC121758907 gene encoding protein ESMERALDA 1-like isoform X1, with amino-acid sequence MHRLPSSGQSSPQSPPSSPPLSRSPRYRPRSSKSARPPPKTLAQRLLWIFLSCLLKRQGILIFAPILYIAVMLFYMGTVSFDVVPVITHRPPPGSVYRSRQLYHKLLPQMDSDNSSADAISTIWKHSYKVGEWRPCINKSSEGLPESNGYIFVEANGGLNQQRTSICNAVAVAGYLNATLVIPNFHYHSIWRDPSKFGDIYDEEFFIKTLENDVRIVGTIPGNIMERFDHNMSNVYNFKIKAWSPIKYYTDIVLPKLLEEKTIRISPFANRLSFDAPPAVQRLRCLANYQALRFSDPISSLGQTLVTRMKKLSVNNGGKYISVHLRFEEDMVAFSCCVYDGGDKEKLDMDAARERGWKGKFTKRGKVIRPGAIRLNGKCPLTPLEVGLMLRGMGFHKSTSIYLASGKIYDSDRYMAPLLEMFPLLQTKEMLASAEELAPFQNYSSRMAAIDYTVCLHSEVFVTTQGGNFPQFLLGHRRYLYGGHSRTIRPDKRKLALLFDNLNNGWKSFKRQMLNIRSHSDSKGIELKRPNDSIYSVPCPDCMCKMNKTEDSSSPSSSSSAT; translated from the exons ATGCATCGGCTCCCGAGCAGCGGACAAAGCAGCCCTCAATCGCCGCCCTCCTCCCCCCCGCTCAGCCGCTCCCCGCGCTACCGCCCGCGCAGCTCCAAATCCGCCCGCCCGCCGCCCAAGACGCTCGCGCAGCGCCTCCTCTGGATCTTCCTCTCCTGCCTCCTCAAGCGCCAGGGCATTCTTATATTCGCGCCTATTCTCTACATCGCCGTTATGCTCTTTTACATGGGGACTGTCTCCTTCGACGTCGTTCCGGTCATCACTCACAGGCCTCCCCCGGGCTCCGTCTACCGCAGCCGCCAGTTATATCACAAGCTCCTCCCCCAAATGGACTCCGATAATTCCTCTGCCGATGCG ATATCAACTATATGGAAACATTCTTATAAAGTTGGTGAATGGAGACCATGTATCAACAAGTCTTCTGAAG GCTTACCCGAGTCAAATGGATATATATTTGTTGAGGCCAATGGTGGTCTAAATCAACAGAGAACATcg ATATGCAATGCTGTTGCTGTGGCTGGCTACCTTAATGCAACTCTCGTGATTCCAAACTTTCATTATCACAGTATCTGGAGGGATCCGAG TAAATTTGGTGACATATATGACGAAGAATTCTTCATTAAAACCCTTGAAAATGATGTTCGGATAGTTGGAACAATTCCGGGGAACATAATGGAGCGATTTGACCATAACATGAGCAACGTGTACAACTTCAAGATAAAAGCCTGGTCGCCTATCAAATACTATACAGATATAGTTCTTCCAAAGCTActtgaagaaaa GACTATAAGGATTTCTCCTTTTGCAAATCGATTGTCATTTGATGCTCCGCCAGCTGTACAACGACTCAGATGTTTGGCAAATTATCAAGCTCTAAGGTTTTCAGACCCAATATCAAGTTTGGGTCAAACTTTGGTTACAAGGATGAAAAAGCTCAGTGTTAATAATGGTGGCAAATATATCTCTGTGCATCTTCGCTTTGAGGAG GACATGGTTGCATTTTCTTGTTGTGTATATGATGGTGGAGACAAAGAAAAACTAGACATGGATGCTGCTAGGGAAAGAGGTTGGAAGGGAAAATTTACTAAACGTGGCAAAGTCATTCGGCCTGGAGCCATCAGATTAAATGGGAAATGTCCATTAACACCTTTAGAG GTAGGTTTGATGCTCAGGGGAATGGGATTTCACAAAAGTACATCAATTTATTTGGCATCTGGAAAGATATATGATTCTGATAGGTACATGGCCCCATTATTGGAAATGTTTCCATTACTACAAACAAAAGAAATGCTGGCATCTGCTGAGGAACTAGCTCCATTCCAG AATTACTCATCCAGAATGGCTGCTATAGACTACACTGTTTGTCTTCATAGTGAAGTCTTTGTAACAACTCAAGGAGGAAATTTCCCTCAGTTTCTTTTGGGGCACAGAAGATATTTGTATGGTGGTCACTCCAGGACAATAAGGCCTGACAAGCGGAAGTTAGCACTATTATTTGATAATCTAAATAACGG GTGGAAAAGCTTCAAGCGCCAAATGCTAAATATTCGAAGTCATAGTGACTCGAAAGGTATTGAGCTCAAGAGGCCGAATGACTCGATATATTCAGTTCCATGTCCAGATTGCATGTGCAAAATGAACAAGACCGAGGATTCAAGTTCAccatcgtcatcatcatctgCAACGTAA